A region of Ovis canadensis isolate MfBH-ARS-UI-01 breed Bighorn chromosome 19, ARS-UI_OviCan_v2, whole genome shotgun sequence DNA encodes the following proteins:
- the CRIPTO gene encoding protein Cripto, translated as MERFSYSVILIMAFSRALELGLVAGLGGLELADLSQGELAFRDDGLWPQEEPAIRHQPSQFVASMGIQKSKELNRTCCLNGGTCMLGSFCACPPSFYGRNCEHDSRKENCGSVPHDTWLPRKCSMCKCWHGQLRCFPQSFLPGCDGHVMDEHLTASRTPELTLSACALMLPGICIAIQSYY; from the exons ATGGAGCGCTTCTCTTACAG TGTGATTTTGATCATGGCCTTTTCCAGAGCACTTGAACTGGGATTAGTCGCTG GATTGGGCGGCCTTGAACTTGCCGATCTGTCACAGGGAGAGCTGGCCTTCAGAGATGATGGCCTTTGGCCCCAAGAGGAGCCTGCAATTCGTCACCAGCCTTCCCAGTTTGTAGCATCCATGGGAATCCAAAAGA GTAAGGAGCTGAACAGAACCTGCTGTTTGAATGGGGGAACCTGCATGCTGGGGTCCTTTTGTGCCTGCCCTCCCTCTTTCTATGGACGCAACTGTGAGCATGACTCTCGCAAAGA GAACTGTGGGTCTGTGCCCCATGACACCTGGCTGCCCAGGAAGTGTTCCATGTGTAAATGCTGGCATGGCCAGCTTCGCTGCTTTCCTCAGTCATTCCTACCTGGTTGTG ATGGCCATGTGATGGATGAGCACCTCACAGCTTCCAGGACTCCAGAATTAACACTGTCTGCATGTGCTCTTATGCTACCTGGCATCTGCATTGCTATACAAAGTTATTATTAA